Proteins encoded in a region of the Diabrotica virgifera virgifera chromosome 4, PGI_DIABVI_V3a genome:
- the LOC126883799 gene encoding general transcription factor II-I repeat domain-containing protein 2-like — MSANTVARRVQNIAENISSQLFDKNGHVEWFSLALDESTDVSDTAQVLIYIRGVDKSYEVHEELLDMYSIHGTTTGIDIFKGVEMAINKKNLRWKNLKCITTDGGKNMSGKDKVVVALVSKAVENDGGSKPLVLHCIIHQQSLCGKCLDMSDVLKPVISTVNFIRSFGLNHRQFRQFIAEIGETDLPYHTAVRWLSCGKVLQRFFELRAVIEIFLNEKHRPLTELQNNAWLWKLAFYVDLTKHVNELNLRLQGENQHLPDLYTNIKSFRMKLILFQSQLRSKCFSHFKTCEIFSHTTETEFPIDFAIETLSALKKNFDTRFSDFDAIANQIKIFQNPFDADIETLAPELQMEMIDLQCSDIIKNKYENSSLLEFYKSLPLTQFDNLHKFARGLFSVFGTTYLCEKTFSKMKYTKNVYRSKLTDEHLKSLLIISTSKISPQLQTIVGGKSQLHTSH, encoded by the coding sequence ATGTCAGCAAACACTGTGGCTCGAAGGGTACAAAACATCGCTGAAAATATATCCTCTCAACTGTTCGACAAAAATGGACATGTTGAGTGGTTTTCTTTGGCCTTGGATGAGTCAACGGATGTGTCAGATACTGCTCAGgtgttgatttatattagagGAGTAGATAAAAGCTATGAAGTGCACGAAGAACTTCTTGATATGTATAGTATTCATGGCACAACTACTGGTATCGATATTTTTAAAGGAGTTGAAATGGCCATTAATAAAAAGAACCTTCGATGGAAAAACTTGAAATGTATTACAACTGATGGAGGCAAAAACATGAGTGGGAAAGATAAAGTAGTGGTCGCTCTTGTGTCAAAGGCTGTAGAAAATGACGGCGGCTCAAAACCATTAGTCTTACATTGTATCATTCATCAACAGTCTTTGTGCGGAAAATGTTTGGATATGTCTGACGTTCTGAAACCAGTCATATCAACTGTTAATTTCATCAGATCTTTTGGGCTGAATCACCGACAATTCCGACAATTTATTGCAGAGATTGGAGAAACAGACTTACCTTATCATACTGCCGTACGCTGGCTTAGTTGTGGGAAAGTCCTTCAGCGCTTTTTTGAACTTCGAGCAGTGATcgaaatttttttgaatgaaaagcACCGCCCTCTTACTGAATTACAAAACAACGCATGGCTATGGAAGTTAGCATTCTATGTTGATTTGACAAAACATGTGAACGAACTGAATTTGAGATTGCAAGGAGAAAACCAGCATCTTCCTGATTTATACACTAATATCAAGTCATTCCGGATGAAATTGATACTGTTTCAATCACAACTACGAAGTAAATGTTTTTCACATTTTAAAACATGTGAAATATTCAGCCACACTACTGAGACTGAGTTTCCTATCGATTTTGCAATCGAAACTTTGAGTGCTTTGAAGAAAAATTTTGATACTCGTTTCTCGGACTTTGATGCCATTGCgaatcaaattaaaatttttcagaaTCCTTTTGATGCTGACATTGAAACCCTAGCCCCGGAACTTCAAATGGAAATGATTGATCTTCAGTGCAGTGATATAATTAAGAACAAATATGAAAACTcatctttgttggaattttataaGAGTCTTCCACTGACACAATTTGATAATTTGCATAAATTTGCTCGTGGGCTGTTTTCCGTTTTTGGTACTACTTATTTGTGTGAGAAAACCTTCTCCAAAATGAAGTACACAAAAAATGTATACAGATCTAAATTAACTGACGAGCACCTTAAATCTCTTTTAATAATTAGTACAAGTAAAATTAGTCCACAACTACAAACTATTGTCGGTGGAAAATCTCAATTACATACATCTCATTAG